The Halichoerus grypus chromosome 15, mHalGry1.hap1.1, whole genome shotgun sequence genome includes a window with the following:
- the SNX20 gene encoding sorting nexin-20 isoform X2 — protein MASPKHPGSPGWTGPIAKCTAGTKQEASAAGRDLPCPGPEGHLDAHGGPSPNSSMTTGELQEYWRKEKRCWRRVKLLFEVASARIEERKVSKFVMYQIVVIQTGSFDSNKAVLERRYSDFEMLQKSLLKTFREEIEDIVFPKKHLMGNFTEEMISERKLAFQEYLSLLYAIRCVRRSREFIDFLTRPELREAFGCLRGGQYGRALDILVRVVPLQEKLTAHCPVMLVPALCAMLVCHRDLERPAEAFAAGERALQCLQAREGHRYYAPLLDAMLRLAYALGKDFVSLQEKLQESQLRKPSPWGFTLKELTVREYLY, from the exons ATGGCAAGTCCCAAGCATCCTGGGAGCCCTGGATGGACGGGACCCATAGCCAAGTGCACGGCAGGGACCAAGCAGGAAGCATCAGCCGCTGGCCGAGACCTCCCGTGTCCAGGACCCGAAGGGCACTTAG ACGCTCACGGCGGCCCCAGCCCCAACTCCAGCATGACCACCGGGGAGCTGCAGGAGTACTGGCGGAAGGAGAAGCGCTGCTGGAGACGCGTCAAGCTGCTCTTTGAGGTCGCGTCCGCCCGCATCGAGGAGAGAAAAGTCTCCAAGTTTGTG ATGTACCAAATCGTCGTCATCCAGACAGGGAGTTTTGACAGCAACAAAGCCGTGCTGGAACGGCGCTATTCAGACTTTGAGATGCTCCAGAAAAGCCTCCTCAAGACGTTCAGGGAAGAGATCGAAGACATCGTCTTCCCCAAGAAGCACCTGATGGGCAACTTCACCGAGGAGATGATCTCCGAGCGCAAGCTGGCCTTCCAGGAGTACCTGAGCCTGCTCTACGCCATCCGCTGCGTGCGGCGGTCCCGCGAGTTCATCGACTTCCTCACGCGCCCCGAGCTCAGGGAGGCGTTCGGCTGCCTGCGCGGGGGGCAGTACGGCCGGGCCCTGGACATCCTGGTGCGCGTGGTGCCCCTGCAGGAGAAGCTGACGGCCCACTGCCCCGTGATGCTGGTCCCGGCGCTGTGCGCCATGCTCGTGTGCCACCGGGACCTGGAGCGGCCGGCCGAGGCGTTCGCGGCCGGGGAGAGGGCGCTGCAGTGCCTGCAGGCCCGGGAGGGCCACCGCTACTACGCCCCCCTGCTGGACGCCATGCTCCGCCTGGCCTACGCGCTGGGCAAGGACTTCGTGTCTCTGCAGGAAAAGCTGCAGGAGAGCCAGCTCCGcaagcccagcccctggggcTTCACGCTGAAGGAGCTCACGGTCCGGGAATATCTGTACTGA
- the SNX20 gene encoding sorting nexin-20 isoform X1: protein MDGTHSQVHGRDQAGSISRWPRPPVSRTRRALRPSHLPRPLSPKCTDLVQVLTGAVPPDAHGGPSPNSSMTTGELQEYWRKEKRCWRRVKLLFEVASARIEERKVSKFVMYQIVVIQTGSFDSNKAVLERRYSDFEMLQKSLLKTFREEIEDIVFPKKHLMGNFTEEMISERKLAFQEYLSLLYAIRCVRRSREFIDFLTRPELREAFGCLRGGQYGRALDILVRVVPLQEKLTAHCPVMLVPALCAMLVCHRDLERPAEAFAAGERALQCLQAREGHRYYAPLLDAMLRLAYALGKDFVSLQEKLQESQLRKPSPWGFTLKELTVREYLY, encoded by the exons ATGGACGGGACCCATAGCCAAGTGCACGGCAGGGACCAAGCAGGAAGCATCAGCCGCTGGCCGAGACCTCCCGTGTCCAGGACCCGAAGGGCACTTAG ACCCAGCCATCTCCCCAGACCCTTGTCCCCAAAGTGCACTGACCTGGTGCAAGTGCTGACGGGTGCCGTCCCTCCAGACGCTCACGGCGGCCCCAGCCCCAACTCCAGCATGACCACCGGGGAGCTGCAGGAGTACTGGCGGAAGGAGAAGCGCTGCTGGAGACGCGTCAAGCTGCTCTTTGAGGTCGCGTCCGCCCGCATCGAGGAGAGAAAAGTCTCCAAGTTTGTG ATGTACCAAATCGTCGTCATCCAGACAGGGAGTTTTGACAGCAACAAAGCCGTGCTGGAACGGCGCTATTCAGACTTTGAGATGCTCCAGAAAAGCCTCCTCAAGACGTTCAGGGAAGAGATCGAAGACATCGTCTTCCCCAAGAAGCACCTGATGGGCAACTTCACCGAGGAGATGATCTCCGAGCGCAAGCTGGCCTTCCAGGAGTACCTGAGCCTGCTCTACGCCATCCGCTGCGTGCGGCGGTCCCGCGAGTTCATCGACTTCCTCACGCGCCCCGAGCTCAGGGAGGCGTTCGGCTGCCTGCGCGGGGGGCAGTACGGCCGGGCCCTGGACATCCTGGTGCGCGTGGTGCCCCTGCAGGAGAAGCTGACGGCCCACTGCCCCGTGATGCTGGTCCCGGCGCTGTGCGCCATGCTCGTGTGCCACCGGGACCTGGAGCGGCCGGCCGAGGCGTTCGCGGCCGGGGAGAGGGCGCTGCAGTGCCTGCAGGCCCGGGAGGGCCACCGCTACTACGCCCCCCTGCTGGACGCCATGCTCCGCCTGGCCTACGCGCTGGGCAAGGACTTCGTGTCTCTGCAGGAAAAGCTGCAGGAGAGCCAGCTCCGcaagcccagcccctggggcTTCACGCTGAAGGAGCTCACGGTCCGGGAATATCTGTACTGA